The Acidimicrobiales bacterium genome has a segment encoding these proteins:
- a CDS encoding Na+/H+ antiporter subunit E, whose translation MALSVIALWVALWGDLTWANIASGVAVSLAVLVVSPTGTSGVRIRPLGALRFGLVFLLKLVESTFVVAWEVVTPKNRIREAIVAVPLGDLPDVVVTAAANAVSLTPGTLTLEVVRDPTVMYVHVLHLDSVEGAREAVYAMVDLACGAFGCPVPVRVDTRLAEESP comes from the coding sequence ATGGCTCTCAGCGTGATCGCGCTGTGGGTCGCGCTGTGGGGTGACCTCACGTGGGCGAACATCGCGTCGGGCGTCGCGGTGTCCCTCGCCGTCCTCGTGGTCAGCCCGACAGGAACCAGCGGCGTCCGGATCCGGCCGCTCGGCGCGCTGCGCTTCGGTCTGGTCTTCTTGCTGAAGCTCGTCGAGTCAACCTTCGTCGTGGCGTGGGAGGTCGTCACGCCGAAGAACCGGATACGGGAGGCCATCGTCGCGGTCCCGCTGGGCGACCTACCCGACGTCGTCGTCACCGCCGCCGCCAACGCCGTCTCGCTCACACCGGGAACGCTCACCCTCGAGGTGGTGCGGGACCCGACCGTCATGTACGTCCACGTCCTGCACCTCGACTCGGTGGAGGGCGCCCGCGAGGCCGTCTACGCCATGGTGGACCTCGCCTGCGGCGCCTTCGGCTGCCCCGTGCCGGTTCGGGTCGACACACGACTCGCTGAGGAGTCACCGTGA
- a CDS encoding monovalent cation/H+ antiporter complex subunit F, translating into MNTVTAVAFAALAVSALLCVLRLLRPSNLADRVVALDLLVLVVIMGVAVNITRTGDGIFADLLLVASLLAFVATVVTARFIEDRGA; encoded by the coding sequence GTGAACACCGTCACCGCTGTCGCCTTCGCCGCGCTCGCCGTATCGGCCCTCCTGTGTGTGCTCAGGCTGCTACGGCCGTCGAACCTGGCAGACAGGGTGGTCGCGCTCGATCTGCTCGTCCTCGTCGTCATCATGGGCGTCGCGGTGAACATCACCCGCACCGGGGACGGGATCTTCGCCGACCTGTTGCTCGTGGCGTCACTCCTCGCGTTCGTCGCAACCGTCGTCACCGCCCGCTTCATCGAGGACCGCGGGGCATGA
- the mnhG gene encoding monovalent cation/H(+) antiporter subunit G translates to MSAVDITASVFVLTGVALSVLAAIGLHRFGDVFARMHSATKPATLGLVMVIIGAGMRADDPETAVKLALVAIIQFITAPIGAHMVGRAAYQAGVELSDETAVDELADGVIGDGGQGLAEQRRRRHSS, encoded by the coding sequence ATGAGCGCTGTCGACATCACGGCGTCCGTGTTCGTGCTCACCGGCGTGGCCCTCAGCGTCCTGGCTGCGATCGGACTGCACCGATTCGGCGACGTCTTCGCGCGCATGCACTCCGCGACGAAGCCCGCCACGCTCGGTCTGGTCATGGTGATCATCGGCGCGGGCATGCGAGCGGACGACCCCGAGACGGCGGTGAAACTCGCTCTCGTCGCGATCATCCAGTTCATCACCGCACCGATCGGCGCCCACATGGTCGGACGGGCCGCGTACCAGGCCGGGGTCGAGCTGAGCGACGAGACGGCGGTGGACGAGCTCGCCGACGGGGTCATCGGCGACGGTGGCCAGGGACTGGCCGAACAGCGCCGGAGGCGCCACAGCAGCTGA
- a CDS encoding EthD domain-containing protein — MITRVGMAPRAAGLTYETCQEHWRNEHAGLAGQLVGLRSYIQNHSVLVDGLPLFPYPGFDACSELSFDDIASMDAAFASEHYRSAVTADEFSLIDKSRWTMLLTHRRVIIDSEVPDDAVKLLSFLPLHPNSTPEGLEEVLTGRYAAVVSDAEPLRHHQLVVDTAAHEGRVAPICAAVDQIWFPDVATGLEFVKGEIGHEASYELAGVTFGVERLLARPNRVV; from the coding sequence ATGATCACCCGTGTCGGAATGGCGCCCCGGGCCGCAGGCCTCACCTACGAGACGTGTCAGGAACACTGGCGCAACGAACACGCCGGCCTCGCCGGTCAGCTCGTGGGCCTCCGCAGCTACATCCAGAACCACTCGGTTCTCGTCGACGGTCTGCCCCTGTTCCCCTATCCCGGTTTCGACGCGTGCTCCGAGCTCAGCTTCGACGACATCGCGTCGATGGACGCCGCCTTCGCATCGGAGCACTACCGCAGCGCGGTGACGGCGGACGAGTTCTCCCTCATCGACAAGTCACGCTGGACGATGCTGTTGACCCACCGTCGGGTGATCATCGACAGCGAGGTTCCCGACGACGCGGTGAAGCTTCTCTCGTTCCTGCCGCTGCACCCGAACTCGACGCCGGAGGGTCTCGAGGAGGTCCTCACCGGTCGGTACGCCGCGGTGGTGTCCGACGCCGAACCGCTGCGGCACCACCAACTGGTCGTCGACACCGCCGCGCACGAGGGGCGTGTGGCGCCGATCTGCGCGGCCGTCGACCAGATCTGGTTCCCCGATGTCGCGACCGGCCTCGAGTTCGTGAAGGGCGAGATCGGTCATGAAGCGAGCTACGAGCTTGCGGGCGTGACATTCGGCGTCGAGCGCCTCCTCGCCCGGCCGAACCGGGTCGTGTAG
- a CDS encoding ABC transporter ATP-binding protein: MASVELRGVSKRFDDVAAVVDLDLEISDGEFVVLLGPSGCGKSTALRMVAGLTDPDTGDVLIDGRSVVGVAAKDRNLAMVFQSYALYPHMTVAKNIAFGLKPLKLSRADRDAGVAEAARMLGLTGLLGRKPAQLSGGQRQRVALARAVVRRPQAFLMDEPLSNLDARLRTDMRAELVDLHVRTGTTTVYVTHDQVEAMTMADRIAVMRDGHLQQVGTPGDVYRRPANVFVARFVGTPSMNVLRGEVTDAGVSVAGVEVTGVRPARATGTSVDVGIRPDEIAVGAEGLPATVDRTEDLGHERLVFATSSSGDPVVVRLDGHAICPAPGDATHLDVDGSALHLFDVSTGARIEAAGP; encoded by the coding sequence ATGGCGTCGGTCGAGCTGCGCGGGGTCTCGAAGCGCTTCGACGACGTCGCGGCCGTGGTGGACCTGGATCTGGAGATATCCGACGGTGAGTTCGTCGTGCTCCTCGGCCCGTCGGGGTGCGGCAAGTCGACCGCCCTGCGGATGGTGGCGGGGCTCACCGACCCCGACACGGGAGATGTCCTGATCGACGGGCGGTCCGTCGTCGGCGTCGCCGCGAAGGACCGGAACCTCGCGATGGTCTTCCAGAGCTACGCCCTCTACCCCCACATGACGGTGGCGAAGAACATCGCCTTCGGCCTCAAGCCACTCAAGCTCTCACGGGCCGACCGCGATGCGGGCGTGGCAGAGGCGGCCCGCATGCTCGGGCTGACCGGACTCCTCGGGCGCAAGCCCGCCCAGCTCTCGGGCGGCCAGCGGCAACGCGTGGCCCTCGCGCGGGCCGTCGTCCGGCGCCCGCAGGCCTTTCTGATGGACGAGCCCCTGTCGAACCTCGATGCCCGTCTGCGCACCGACATGCGCGCGGAGTTGGTGGATCTGCACGTTCGTACGGGCACCACGACCGTGTACGTCACCCACGATCAGGTCGAGGCCATGACGATGGCGGACCGCATCGCGGTCATGCGCGACGGCCACCTCCAACAGGTCGGCACGCCCGGCGACGTCTACCGGCGCCCGGCAAATGTGTTCGTCGCCCGCTTCGTCGGTACCCCGTCGATGAACGTGCTGCGCGGCGAGGTGACCGACGCGGGCGTCTCCGTCGCCGGCGTGGAGGTGACCGGCGTGCGTCCCGCCCGCGCGACGGGAACGTCGGTGGACGTGGGGATCCGTCCCGACGAGATCGCCGTCGGTGCCGAGGGACTCCCGGCAACGGTCGACCGCACCGAGGACCTCGGCCACGAACGCCTCGTCTTCGCCACCAGCTCCTCGGGCGACCCCGTGGTCGTGCGCCTCGACGGGCACGCGATCTGCCCTGCTCCCGGTGACGCGACACACCTCGACGTCGACGGCTCGGCGCTGCACCTCTTCGACGTGTCGACCGGCGCACGGATCGAAGCGGCCGGCCCGTGA
- a CDS encoding sugar ABC transporter permease: MTRRPWSRRREGLLATALLTPSVVVFGVFVFYPLVRTVYLGFFLQDPFGISRRWVGFDQYVDVISDDTFLNSLRVTGLFTVFTVPTSIVAGLALAVLAHQPLKGMRFFRTVFASTVATSVAVASLLWLVLLQPSAGIVNTFLDSIGRDRVDLLGDPDTALFAVAATTVWQNLGVAFVVCIAGLQSIPDELHEAAEVDGHGPISRFTRITVPLLGPQLMFLTVVLTISAIQSFGQIDLLTEGGPQEATNVLVYELFKTLPTDPGAASAQAVVLFAIMAVLSGLQFGWLDRRVHYGD; encoded by the coding sequence GTGACCCGGAGGCCGTGGTCGCGACGCCGTGAGGGCCTGCTGGCGACGGCCCTGCTCACGCCGTCGGTTGTCGTGTTCGGCGTCTTCGTCTTCTACCCGCTCGTGCGGACCGTGTACCTCGGGTTCTTCCTCCAGGACCCCTTCGGGATCAGCCGGCGCTGGGTGGGATTCGACCAGTACGTCGACGTGATCAGCGACGACACGTTCCTCAACAGCCTCCGGGTGACCGGCCTCTTCACCGTCTTCACGGTGCCGACCTCGATCGTCGCCGGACTCGCGCTCGCGGTCCTCGCCCATCAGCCCCTCAAGGGGATGCGGTTCTTCCGGACGGTGTTCGCCTCGACGGTCGCAACCTCCGTCGCCGTGGCATCACTGCTCTGGCTCGTGCTCCTCCAGCCGTCGGCGGGGATCGTGAACACGTTCCTCGACTCGATCGGCCGGGACCGGGTGGACCTCCTCGGGGACCCCGACACCGCCCTGTTCGCCGTGGCCGCGACGACGGTGTGGCAGAACCTCGGGGTCGCGTTCGTCGTGTGCATCGCGGGGCTCCAGTCCATCCCCGACGAGTTGCACGAGGCCGCCGAGGTGGACGGCCACGGGCCGATCTCACGGTTCACCCGGATCACGGTCCCGCTCCTGGGGCCCCAGCTGATGTTCCTCACGGTCGTCCTCACCATCAGTGCGATCCAGTCGTTCGGCCAGATCGACCTTCTCACCGAGGGAGGACCCCAGGAGGCGACGAACGTGCTGGTCTACGAGCTGTTCAAGACACTCCCGACCGACCCGGGCGCAGCGTCAGCACAGGCGGTCGTCCTGTTCGCGATCATGGCCGTCTTGAGTGGACTGCAGTTCGGCTGGCTCGACAGGCGGGTCCACTATGGAGACTGA
- a CDS encoding carbohydrate ABC transporter permease: METEARRRSVRWGLISRYALLTVCAVIVLFPIYSAVMVASKPLRALGDLGVLVPDGFDSDGFTDGFRSARLGRFLVNSVIVATAITAAQVMTSVMAGYALALLRFPGRRVVLWVFLATLMVPVEVTIVANFETIQRLGWIDSYQALVVPFAAFAVGTFLLRQAFLGIPGDLRDAARMDGHGHLSFLWRVAVPMARPSIAALSVFSFLLAWNQYLWPLLVTNDDDFRTVQIGLKALSSDAGSQLNVVMGATVMASLPIFLLLVVFERQLVRGLTAGSIKG, from the coding sequence ATGGAGACTGAGGCCCGCCGTCGGTCGGTCCGCTGGGGCCTCATCAGCCGCTACGCGCTGCTGACCGTGTGCGCTGTGATCGTGCTGTTCCCCATCTACTCGGCGGTGATGGTGGCGTCGAAGCCGCTGCGTGCGTTGGGCGACCTCGGGGTGCTCGTGCCCGACGGGTTCGACAGCGACGGCTTCACCGACGGGTTCCGCAGCGCACGGCTCGGACGTTTCCTCGTCAACTCGGTGATCGTCGCCACCGCGATCACCGCGGCGCAGGTCATGACCTCGGTGATGGCGGGCTACGCGCTCGCACTGTTGCGGTTCCCCGGTCGACGCGTCGTGCTGTGGGTGTTCCTCGCAACCCTGATGGTGCCGGTGGAGGTGACGATCGTCGCCAACTTCGAGACGATCCAGCGCCTCGGCTGGATCGACAGCTACCAGGCTCTCGTGGTTCCCTTCGCCGCCTTCGCGGTCGGCACGTTCCTCTTGCGCCAGGCGTTCCTCGGAATCCCCGGCGACCTGCGCGACGCAGCCCGCATGGACGGCCACGGCCACCTCAGCTTCCTTTGGCGGGTCGCGGTGCCGATGGCGCGCCCCTCGATCGCCGCCCTGTCGGTGTTCTCGTTCCTGCTCGCGTGGAACCAGTACCTGTGGCCGCTGCTCGTGACGAACGACGACGATTTCCGCACCGTCCAGATCGGGCTGAAGGCACTGTCGAGCGACGCCGGCTCGCAACTCAACGTCGTCATGGGAGCGACGGTCATGGCCTCGCTGCCGATCTTCCTGCTGCTCGTCGTGTTCGAGCGCCAGCTCGTGCGGGGACTGACGGCAGGGTCCATCAAGGGCTGA
- a CDS encoding ABC transporter substrate-binding protein translates to MRWRGLLTILLAVSLMAAACGGDSDEPADDGGSASGGDDTASGGETSADDGPAGSDDAQSASGGDDTAGTECPVDALDDAEGSVEITLWHSMSGSNEEAINSLAAAYNASQDRVRVETAFQGTYDENREKYIGTVRGGGDKPEVIQLSEVSAQIMVDSRSIVAVQDCVDASGYDLGGFLPGLVDQFRIEGVLWSLPFQLSNPVVYYDRNDFVAAGLDPDDFPETFAEFLDAARTLVASGAVETAIALDIDSWLIEQWIAKSGTPVVDNGNGRDGRATQANLDTPIAAEIFDLYATLTREGLLDNTGRSTDDALDKYLAVAFGTAAMTIGTSASLGQIYTQLGAFPDIEIGVAPLPGPTNGGITAGGGSLYLVEDTDPAERAAVWDFMTWLNEPDQQVEWSNLTGYIPTQVAAQDDPELAALWSERPGYRVAFDQLASQGPDALGFPVMGDYPGFREAVEQALEDLVEGLDPAEALARAQSEATEAIEAYNERIGG, encoded by the coding sequence ATGAGATGGCGTGGGTTGTTGACAATCCTGCTCGCGGTCTCGCTGATGGCTGCCGCCTGCGGCGGTGACTCTGACGAACCTGCCGACGATGGTGGGTCCGCCTCCGGCGGCGACGACACGGCCTCCGGCGGCGAGACCTCCGCGGATGACGGGCCCGCTGGTTCCGACGACGCCCAGTCCGCCTCCGGTGGCGACGACACCGCCGGAACCGAGTGCCCCGTGGATGCGCTCGACGACGCCGAGGGCTCGGTGGAGATCACGCTGTGGCATTCGATGTCGGGCTCGAACGAGGAAGCCATCAACTCGCTGGCAGCGGCATACAACGCGAGCCAGGACCGGGTACGCGTCGAGACCGCCTTCCAGGGCACCTACGACGAGAACCGCGAGAAGTACATCGGCACGGTGCGCGGCGGTGGCGACAAGCCGGAGGTCATCCAACTCAGCGAGGTCAGCGCGCAGATCATGGTCGACAGCCGCAGCATCGTCGCGGTACAGGACTGTGTGGACGCATCCGGGTACGACCTCGGCGGCTTCCTTCCCGGCCTCGTCGACCAGTTCCGCATCGAGGGCGTCCTGTGGTCGCTGCCGTTCCAACTCTCGAACCCGGTCGTGTACTACGACCGCAACGACTTCGTCGCAGCGGGCCTGGACCCCGACGATTTCCCCGAGACCTTCGCCGAGTTCCTCGACGCGGCGCGCACCCTCGTCGCCAGCGGTGCCGTCGAGACGGCGATCGCCCTCGACATCGACTCGTGGCTGATCGAACAGTGGATCGCCAAGTCGGGCACGCCGGTGGTCGACAACGGAAACGGCCGCGACGGACGGGCGACGCAGGCCAACCTCGACACGCCGATCGCTGCGGAGATATTCGACCTGTACGCGACGTTGACCCGCGAGGGCCTGCTCGACAACACGGGTCGCAGCACCGACGATGCTCTCGACAAGTACCTCGCCGTGGCCTTCGGCACCGCGGCGATGACGATCGGCACCTCCGCCTCGCTGGGTCAGATCTACACCCAGCTCGGTGCGTTCCCCGACATCGAGATCGGTGTGGCGCCTCTGCCGGGCCCGACCAACGGTGGCATCACGGCGGGCGGGGGGTCGCTGTATCTCGTCGAGGACACCGACCCGGCCGAGAGGGCCGCTGTGTGGGACTTCATGACATGGCTGAACGAACCGGACCAGCAGGTCGAGTGGTCCAACCTCACCGGCTACATCCCGACCCAGGTCGCCGCCCAGGACGACCCGGAACTCGCCGCCCTGTGGTCGGAGCGGCCCGGCTACCGGGTCGCCTTCGATCAACTCGCCTCCCAGGGGCCCGACGCCCTCGGGTTTCCGGTGATGGGTGACTACCCCGGCTTCCGTGAAGCTGTCGAGCAGGCCCTCGAGGACCTGGTCGAGGGCCTCGACCCGGCTGAGGCGCTCGCACGGGCCCAGTCAGAGGCCACCGAGGCCATCGAGGCATACAACGAGCGGATCGGCGGGTGA
- a CDS encoding SDR family oxidoreductase, which translates to MRVAVLGATGYVGGRLVPGLVSAGHEVRCLARTPQRLGTVSWRDDVDVVTADVLDRASLEAGLVDIDAVYYLVHAMGHAGDFETTDRLGAENLRDAAASTGVKRIVYLGGLGEDDPTKLSQHLASRHEVGEVLASGPVPVTELRAAVIIGSGSASFEMLRHLDEVLPIMVCPRWVTRTRCQPIGIADVLFYLVSVLEHADTAGRVLDIGGPDVLTYRDMMDRYAEVAGLRRRIIIRIPVLTPRLSSHWVNLVTPLPYALARPLVESLINDVVVHPERDIRLWIPHEPIGLDEAVRRALRQVKDLKVSTSWMDSAATSTSPASPSPHDPDWAGGTMLENRQEVHSAADPEALFAAVSGIGGDRGWYVANSLWTLRGWLDKVIGGVGMRRGRRHPDDLRVGDALDFFRVEDNDPPRLLRLRAEMLVPGDAWLEWTIEPTDGGGSVLRQHARFHPRGIAGRLYWWAMLPFHAVIFGRLARRLAAVAENA; encoded by the coding sequence ATGAGAGTCGCCGTTCTCGGTGCCACCGGCTACGTGGGCGGCCGTCTCGTCCCCGGACTCGTCTCGGCCGGCCACGAGGTGCGCTGTCTCGCCCGCACCCCGCAACGTCTCGGCACGGTGTCGTGGCGCGACGACGTCGACGTCGTGACCGCGGACGTCCTGGACCGGGCGTCACTCGAGGCCGGCCTCGTCGACATCGATGCCGTCTACTACCTCGTCCACGCCATGGGCCACGCCGGGGACTTCGAGACGACCGACCGCCTGGGCGCCGAGAACCTGCGTGACGCGGCGGCCTCCACGGGCGTGAAGCGCATCGTCTACCTGGGCGGTCTCGGCGAGGACGACCCCACGAAGCTCTCACAGCACCTTGCGAGCCGCCACGAGGTCGGCGAGGTGCTCGCGAGCGGGCCGGTCCCGGTGACCGAACTGCGGGCGGCGGTGATCATCGGATCCGGGAGCGCGTCGTTCGAGATGCTGCGCCACCTCGACGAGGTGCTACCGATCATGGTCTGCCCCCGGTGGGTGACGCGGACCCGGTGTCAACCGATCGGCATCGCGGACGTGCTCTTCTACCTCGTGTCGGTCCTGGAGCATGCCGACACGGCGGGCCGGGTGCTCGACATCGGCGGACCGGACGTCCTGACCTACCGGGACATGATGGACCGCTACGCCGAGGTGGCCGGGCTGCGCAGGCGGATCATCATCAGGATCCCCGTCCTGACGCCCCGCCTGTCGTCGCACTGGGTCAACCTCGTGACACCTCTTCCCTACGCCCTCGCCCGACCGCTCGTGGAGAGCCTCATCAACGACGTGGTCGTGCACCCCGAACGCGACATCCGGCTCTGGATCCCCCATGAGCCGATCGGCCTCGACGAGGCCGTGCGGCGCGCACTGCGTCAGGTGAAGGACCTCAAGGTGTCGACCTCATGGATGGACAGCGCCGCGACGTCGACGAGCCCGGCGTCGCCGTCTCCGCACGACCCGGACTGGGCGGGCGGGACGATGCTCGAGAACCGCCAGGAGGTCCACTCCGCCGCGGACCCCGAGGCGCTGTTCGCCGCGGTCTCGGGTATCGGAGGCGACCGTGGCTGGTACGTCGCCAACTCCCTGTGGACGTTGCGGGGTTGGCTCGACAAGGTCATCGGCGGCGTCGGGATGCGGCGGGGCCGCCGCCACCCCGACGACCTGCGGGTCGGCGACGCGCTCGACTTCTTCCGCGTCGAGGACAACGACCCGCCCCGCCTGCTGCGACTCCGCGCCGAGATGCTCGTGCCGGGCGACGCCTGGCTCGAGTGGACGATCGAACCGACCGACGGTGGTGGGTCGGTTCTGCGTCAACACGCCCGTTTCCATCCCCGGGGCATCGCGGGGCGCCTCTACTGGTGGGCGATGCTGCCGTTCCACGCCGTCATCTTCGGACGACTCGCTCGCCGGCTCGCCGCCGTGGCGGAGAACGCCTGA
- a CDS encoding pirin family protein, with protein sequence MTDAVIRTFPLGAPPWPTLDPFLFCVHHRDDYPVANAEMGPAVSLAGRAIGQDFSGRDGWSMYHGSTVPGFPQHPHRGFETVTWARSGLIDHSDSLGATARFGRGDTQWMTAGGGIVHAEMFPLLDREGPNPVELFQIWLNLPADDKMVDPYFTMLWAEDIPSSSYTDEAGRSTEVTVMAGELDGLRPPPPPPDSWAGRADTDVTIWHIVLDAGATWSLPTTAPTTTRVLYLFGGGALDVDGVECETSRGVVVRGDAAVPLRAGGERVECLLLGGRPIDEPVAQYGPFVLNDEAGIRQAMLDYQQTGFGGWPWPRPDPVHDRTQGRFARHADGTVESR encoded by the coding sequence GTGACCGACGCCGTGATCCGGACTTTCCCGCTGGGCGCGCCGCCCTGGCCCACCCTCGACCCGTTTCTGTTCTGCGTGCATCACCGTGACGACTACCCGGTGGCCAACGCTGAGATGGGCCCCGCCGTCTCGTTGGCCGGGCGCGCCATCGGCCAGGACTTCTCGGGTCGCGACGGTTGGAGCATGTACCACGGTTCCACGGTGCCCGGATTCCCCCAGCATCCGCACCGGGGGTTCGAGACCGTCACCTGGGCCCGAAGCGGTCTCATCGACCACTCGGATTCACTCGGTGCCACGGCCCGGTTCGGCCGCGGCGACACCCAGTGGATGACCGCCGGTGGTGGGATCGTCCACGCCGAGATGTTCCCGCTTCTCGACCGCGAAGGCCCCAACCCGGTCGAGTTGTTCCAGATCTGGTTGAACCTGCCCGCCGACGACAAGATGGTCGACCCTTACTTCACGATGCTGTGGGCCGAGGACATCCCCTCGTCGAGCTACACCGACGAGGCAGGTCGGAGCACCGAGGTGACGGTCATGGCGGGCGAACTCGACGGACTCCGTCCGCCGCCGCCGCCACCGGACTCGTGGGCGGGCCGCGCCGACACAGACGTCACGATCTGGCACATCGTGCTCGACGCCGGCGCCACCTGGTCGCTGCCGACCACGGCTCCGACGACGACCAGGGTGCTCTACCTCTTCGGTGGTGGTGCGCTCGACGTCGACGGCGTCGAATGCGAGACGTCGAGGGGAGTGGTTGTCCGCGGCGACGCGGCGGTTCCGCTACGGGCCGGGGGAGAGCGCGTCGAGTGCCTTCTCCTCGGCGGTCGACCGATCGACGAACCCGTCGCCCAGTACGGCCCGTTCGTCCTCAACGACGAGGCCGGCATCCGTCAGGCGATGCTCGACTACCAACAGACCGGCTTCGGGGGATGGCCCTGGCCGCGACCCGATCCGGTCCACGACCGCACGCAGGGCCGCTTCGCCCGCCACGCCGACGGGACCGTCGAGAGCCGCTGA
- a CDS encoding nucleoside hydrolase, with amino-acid sequence MDISKLLATVVVAGLLATGCGSGGPSDANAAGDDGADRVPLIVDYSPTLSDVPALMYLATHPGSDLVAVTLAGTGESECGPGVRNTVALLRITGHADVPVACGPEEPLIGSHHWPAEFVEASRTVPGVVLPGIAGEVPVGDAVATLVSALEAAEDPVVIVALGPLTNLGILVAERPDLLAAIDRIVIMGGAIDVAGNVPDSPTVEWNFYIDPEADQRVLGSGVKIVVIPLDATVDVPGSRAIQARLDRASALEPGGEAVRQLHDAAIDVISSEGWFFWDELAAVAATDPEVVTLRSMALLVDADGATVNDPAGPTVLVATAADPALFADRFADVLSGGTAPTVSPLDDAERAYLSRLDELGATLSAATDAAFTMLFSFEGSQTVVSLGDTPVVAVEDVFDAFADFAAGLATIDPPQLFRTQHENIRQSLGTFAALREGLVDGVRELLDSARAMTADEFLTGLEQLVAARTVDDPLASVAAACAEVELEAELRGVQVTTGCA; translated from the coding sequence ATGGACATCTCGAAACTCCTGGCGACAGTCGTCGTTGCAGGACTCCTCGCGACGGGATGTGGTTCCGGTGGCCCATCCGACGCGAACGCGGCAGGAGACGACGGAGCAGACCGCGTTCCGCTGATCGTCGACTACAGCCCCACGCTCTCCGACGTGCCTGCGTTGATGTACCTCGCAACGCACCCTGGTTCCGATCTGGTGGCGGTCACGCTCGCGGGGACGGGCGAGTCCGAATGTGGCCCGGGTGTTCGCAACACCGTGGCGCTACTGCGCATCACGGGCCACGCCGACGTTCCCGTCGCCTGTGGCCCCGAAGAGCCGCTCATCGGTTCCCATCACTGGCCGGCCGAGTTCGTCGAGGCATCACGCACGGTCCCGGGCGTGGTCCTTCCCGGGATCGCGGGCGAAGTCCCGGTAGGCGACGCTGTTGCGACGCTCGTCTCGGCTCTCGAGGCGGCGGAGGATCCGGTGGTCATCGTCGCCCTCGGGCCTCTCACCAACCTGGGGATCCTCGTCGCGGAGCGGCCCGACCTTCTCGCAGCCATCGACCGGATCGTGATCATGGGCGGAGCCATCGACGTGGCGGGCAACGTGCCCGACTCGCCGACCGTGGAGTGGAACTTCTACATCGACCCCGAGGCGGATCAGCGGGTCCTCGGGTCAGGGGTGAAGATCGTCGTCATCCCGCTCGATGCCACCGTCGACGTGCCGGGCTCACGGGCGATTCAGGCCCGGCTCGATCGAGCGAGCGCTCTCGAGCCGGGCGGCGAGGCCGTCCGTCAACTCCACGACGCCGCTATCGACGTGATCTCGTCCGAGGGCTGGTTCTTCTGGGACGAACTCGCCGCCGTGGCGGCGACGGATCCCGAGGTCGTGACGCTGCGGAGCATGGCCCTGCTCGTCGACGCGGATGGGGCGACGGTGAACGACCCGGCCGGGCCGACCGTCCTCGTCGCGACGGCGGCCGACCCGGCTCTGTTCGCGGACCGGTTCGCGGATGTTCTGTCGGGCGGAACGGCACCCACGGTGTCACCCCTCGACGACGCCGAGCGCGCCTATCTGTCCCGTCTCGACGAGCTCGGGGCCACACTGTCGGCCGCGACCGACGCTGCGTTCACGATGCTGTTCTCGTTCGAAGGCTCCCAGACCGTCGTCTCCCTCGGCGACACGCCGGTGGTCGCCGTGGAGGATGTCTTCGACGCCTTTGCCGACTTCGCCGCCGGTCTCGCGACCATCGACCCCCCTCAGCTGTTCCGTACCCAGCACGAGAACATTCGCCAGTCGCTGGGCACCTTCGCGGCACTCCGGGAGGGGCTCGTCGACGGTGTACGGGAACTTCTCGATTCTGCCAGGGCCATGACGGCCGACGAGTTCCTCACCGGTCTCGAGCAGCTGGTTGCCGCGCGAACCGTCGACGATCCGTTGGCTTCGGTGGCGGCTGCGTGTGCGGAGGTCGAGCTCGAGGCCGAGCTGCGCGGGGTACAGGTCACGACAGGCTGCGCCTGA
- a CDS encoding metalloregulator ArsR/SmtB family transcription factor yields MADPEPTCCAEDCCPPLFGSLLGEPEAAELAAVLKALADPARLRILNCIAAAPGGEICACDLPAVLDRSQPTVSHHLSQLVNAGVLEREQRGKWAWFRIRATRLEELTAAMTPPVATSGN; encoded by the coding sequence ATGGCCGACCCGGAGCCGACCTGCTGCGCCGAGGACTGCTGCCCGCCCCTGTTCGGTTCTTTGCTGGGCGAACCGGAAGCGGCGGAACTGGCGGCTGTCCTCAAGGCTCTGGCGGACCCGGCCCGCCTGCGAATCCTCAACTGCATCGCAGCGGCACCGGGCGGCGAGATCTGCGCCTGCGACCTGCCGGCCGTGCTCGACCGGTCCCAGCCGACCGTCAGCCATCACCTGTCCCAGCTCGTGAACGCCGGAGTTCTCGAAAGGGAACAGCGTGGGAAGTGGGCATGGTTCCGCATCCGTGCCACGCGTCTCGAAGAACTCACCGCGGCGATGACACCGCCGGTCGCCACCTCCGGGAACTGA